Proteins from a genomic interval of Oceanispirochaeta crateris:
- a CDS encoding chorismate mutase, whose protein sequence is MVKAVRGAISLDSNSERELTLCVDKLYKDLMRLNRLKATDLVSIIFSQTQDITFNPAKALRLSNNLNDTPLFCTQEAVCEDFTQPRMLRILMTYNSENDTKPIPVYLGDARLLRTDISSDSNV, encoded by the coding sequence ATGGTAAAAGCTGTCAGGGGAGCAATATCCCTGGATTCAAACAGTGAACGAGAGCTGACTTTGTGCGTAGATAAACTCTACAAAGACTTAATGAGATTAAATAGGCTAAAAGCAACAGACCTTGTGAGTATTATTTTTTCACAAACTCAAGACATAACCTTTAATCCAGCTAAGGCATTGCGTTTATCCAATAATTTAAATGATACGCCCCTTTTCTGCACTCAAGAAGCTGTTTGTGAAGACTTTACTCAACCAAGGATGCTTCGGATACTCATGACTTATAATTCAGAAAATGACACAAAGCCTATTCCAGTTTATCTCGGAGATGCACGATTACTGAGAACCGATATTTCTTCAGATTCAAATGTTTAA
- a CDS encoding M24 family metallopeptidase, with protein sequence MLTHAEIQSIADLSLYLHECLLLLGKEIVPGNNGLSLQNKLDEILQSHRTMCHSASFDINVNQRVCHSHPDESVFSSEDIVTLDLVLQKNGLFADSAWTFICGYKSPENRALLQKSWDVSKSAFSSIRLNENSFEMKKVVHRELTGSPYALIEEACGHGIGKSIHTAPDISYSILNKNDVKWNAGMVLTIEPVIAQKGTKLIYSKEKGYTTNNGSPSSYFEHMVAIDENGPRCLNIPQIKDINSIDIFSEII encoded by the coding sequence ATGCTGACACACGCAGAAATCCAAAGCATAGCCGATCTTTCATTGTACCTTCATGAATGTCTTCTCCTATTGGGGAAAGAAATAGTTCCTGGTAATAACGGCTTGTCCCTGCAAAATAAGTTGGATGAAATCCTGCAGAGTCATCGTACAATGTGTCATTCAGCCTCATTCGATATTAATGTGAATCAGCGGGTTTGCCATTCGCATCCCGATGAAAGTGTGTTCTCCTCCGAAGATATTGTGACCCTAGACCTCGTTCTTCAGAAAAACGGTTTGTTTGCCGATTCCGCCTGGACCTTCATTTGTGGTTACAAGAGTCCTGAAAATAGGGCTCTTTTACAAAAGTCCTGGGATGTTTCAAAATCTGCGTTCTCTTCAATAAGATTAAATGAAAATAGTTTTGAAATGAAAAAAGTCGTACACAGGGAATTAACGGGATCTCCCTATGCCCTGATTGAAGAGGCCTGCGGACATGGAATTGGAAAATCCATCCATACAGCTCCGGATATAAGTTATTCAATTTTGAATAAAAATGATGTTAAATGGAATGCCGGTATGGTATTGACCATTGAACCCGTGATTGCTCAAAAAGGCACTAAACTGATATACAGCAAGGAAAAAGGTTATACAACAAACAATGGTTCACCAAGCTCTTATTTTGAACACATGGTTGCAATTGATGAAAATGGACCACGTTGTTTGAATATACCTCAAATAAAAGATATCAACTCTATTGACATTTTTTCAGAGATTATTTAA
- a CDS encoding YkgJ family cysteine cluster protein, translating to MGKEFYSKGLQFECTQCGHCCRHEPGYVFLSEKDVINLLSYLSISQDEFIKKYCRIVDVGFFRRVSLIEKPNNDCIFWQNGLGCSVYEARPLQCRSYPFWSAIVDSKESWQEESQSCPGMNHGKLYKEEEIQDWLKGRELDPPFDIDS from the coding sequence ATGGGTAAAGAATTCTACAGTAAGGGCCTCCAGTTTGAATGCACACAGTGTGGGCATTGTTGCCGACACGAACCGGGTTATGTTTTCCTATCCGAAAAAGATGTAATTAATCTTTTATCATATTTATCTATATCTCAGGATGAATTTATCAAAAAATACTGTAGAATAGTAGATGTAGGATTTTTCAGAAGGGTCAGTCTCATTGAGAAACCCAATAATGATTGTATATTCTGGCAAAACGGTTTGGGATGCAGTGTTTATGAGGCGAGACCTTTGCAATGCCGCAGTTATCCGTTCTGGTCTGCCATTGTTGATTCTAAAGAGTCATGGCAGGAAGAATCACAATCCTGTCCGGGTATGAATCATGGAAAACTCTACAAAGAAGAAGAAATACAGGACTGGTTGAAGGGAAGAGAATTAGACCCACCTTTTGACATTGACTCCTGA
- a CDS encoding MBL fold metallo-hydrolase — translation MNIRLRGVRGSSPTPLTPEAVQSKIAAAIQRVKPSDLVSPESRELFLSRLPEYIFGTTGGNTACIEVRLCEESLVILDCGTGLRELERSLRKRKDKVKTFHIFFSHFHYDHILGLPYFGMMYDPEVTVHFYSPYPKMEEILRNFMVAPYHPVTFDSFNAKCNFHLLKGNRLDLPGGKIFWIKRNHPNGSFAYKIEQNDRSFIYSSDTELRQEDFNRSKKNIKFFERADALVLDAQYTLGEAFEKYDWGHSSYSMAVDFAIEFGISELYLFHHEPLYDDKKMSSIQRSARWYTHRSKGKPEVNVQLAVEGLNIEL, via the coding sequence ATGAATATACGGTTGAGAGGGGTGAGGGGATCTTCACCGACTCCTTTGACGCCAGAGGCTGTACAATCAAAAATTGCAGCTGCTATACAACGAGTAAAACCATCCGACCTTGTCAGTCCTGAGAGCCGAGAGCTCTTTTTGTCCCGGTTACCCGAATATATCTTCGGAACAACCGGAGGTAATACGGCCTGTATTGAGGTTAGACTTTGCGAAGAGTCCTTAGTCATACTTGATTGCGGGACAGGATTAAGAGAGCTTGAAAGATCCCTGCGTAAAAGAAAGGACAAGGTTAAGACCTTTCATATATTCTTCAGTCATTTTCACTATGATCACATTCTGGGACTACCTTATTTTGGCATGATGTATGATCCGGAAGTAACAGTCCATTTTTACAGTCCCTATCCTAAGATGGAAGAGATTCTGCGAAATTTCATGGTTGCTCCCTATCATCCTGTGACTTTTGATTCTTTCAATGCAAAATGCAACTTTCACCTTCTGAAGGGTAATAGACTGGACCTTCCTGGAGGCAAAATCTTCTGGATAAAGCGAAATCATCCCAATGGATCATTTGCCTATAAGATTGAACAGAATGACAGGAGTTTCATATATTCTTCCGATACAGAACTTAGACAGGAGGATTTCAACAGGTCCAAAAAAAACATTAAGTTTTTTGAGAGGGCAGACGCCCTTGTTCTGGATGCTCAATATACCCTGGGTGAAGCATTTGAAAAATATGACTGGGGTCATTCGTCTTATAGCATGGCCGTAGATTTTGCCATCGAATTTGGTATATCCGAGTTATACCTCTTTCATCATGAGCCTCTTTATGATGATAAAAAGATGTCATCGATTCAGCGGTCTGCCCGCTGGTATACCCATAGATCTAAGGGAAAACCCGAAGTAAATGTTCAACTGGCGGTAGAAGGTTTAAATATAGAACTTTGA
- the mltG gene encoding endolytic transglycosylase MltG, translated as MFKKILIILLLILVISTAGITFYIYKSFQPVSDGHDPTEMIQITIPKGESLYSTLDLLQERNLIHDKWLYKVYSRLIHPFSVKSGLYNFSPNLSGLEILRLLEEGKQELVKVTIPEGLTSSEIAIILESKGIVNQEAFLDSLKSKELLNRLGIPGNSAEGYLFPDTYFFQLDFPPEQVLEHMVQTYFNNLEDIFPFYKELSNAKLQEKVILASIVEKEYRVAVEAPLIASVFYNRMKIGMPLQSCATVIYVITEEQGKPHPDRVFFRDLEIQSEFNTYLNKTLPPAPISNPGKTALKAAFNPAQTDYLFFVVKDAAAGTHNFTSTLADHNNARESYIQGFRSK; from the coding sequence TTGTTTAAAAAAATATTAATCATACTATTACTTATTCTGGTAATATCAACAGCCGGAATTACATTCTACATATACAAGAGTTTTCAGCCCGTCTCAGATGGCCATGATCCAACGGAAATGATACAGATAACCATCCCAAAAGGCGAATCTCTGTATTCCACACTGGACTTGCTTCAAGAGCGAAACTTAATCCATGATAAATGGCTATACAAGGTCTATAGCCGCCTTATACATCCGTTCTCAGTCAAGAGCGGCTTGTACAACTTTTCGCCGAATTTAAGCGGCTTGGAGATTCTGCGCCTCCTTGAGGAGGGAAAACAAGAGTTGGTGAAAGTGACGATTCCAGAGGGTCTGACATCTTCTGAAATTGCAATCATCCTGGAGTCTAAAGGAATTGTTAACCAGGAGGCTTTTCTTGATTCATTAAAATCCAAGGAATTGTTAAACCGTCTGGGTATACCCGGAAATTCTGCCGAAGGGTACCTCTTTCCCGATACCTACTTTTTTCAGCTAGATTTTCCACCAGAACAGGTTCTGGAACATATGGTGCAAACATATTTTAATAACCTTGAAGATATATTTCCATTTTATAAAGAATTGTCAAATGCCAAGTTGCAGGAGAAAGTGATCCTGGCTTCAATTGTTGAAAAAGAGTATCGAGTCGCTGTAGAGGCCCCCCTCATAGCCTCAGTCTTTTATAATCGGATGAAGATTGGTATGCCGCTTCAATCCTGTGCCACTGTCATATATGTGATTACAGAAGAGCAGGGCAAACCCCACCCGGACAGGGTTTTTTTCAGAGACCTTGAAATCCAGTCTGAATTCAATACCTATTTGAATAAGACTCTTCCGCCGGCCCCGATTTCCAATCCTGGAAAAACAGCTCTGAAAGCTGCCTTCAATCCGGCTCAAACAGACTATCTCTTTTTTGTAGTGAAAGATGCCGCTGCGGGGACTCATAATTTTACAAGCACCCTGGCAGATCATAACAATGCCCGTGAATCCTACATCCAGGGTTTTAGGAGCAAATAG
- the dnaG gene encoding DNA primase yields MRIPEALVEEIKEKSDILSIIGEYSTLKRKGDRYWGCCPFHNEKTPSFSVRPEQGMYYCFGCHKGGSLFNFIMEIEGLSFIEAIRFAADKAGVILPEQSDESEEDVIQRNSLKDLYKRVCGSFHYILMNNDQAAATRQYLTRRGIHEETILKFQLGYAPSDPNWLYGFLKDRNYSEDFLASSGLFSKKNSRWPLFYDRLMFPIYSNQGEVIAFSGRTMNNDPKSPKYINSPETALYNKSRLLYGLWQSREELRKTKEFYLCEGNVDVVALHQAGIKTAVAPLGTAFTQEQSRLLKRYSERGYILFDGDAAGRAATYKAGIVFEQQELPVKVIKLPENSDPAEILEKEGGETLKKVLKTSVNLFEYLLHFAMVSYDISTPEGKEQVVKELFPYIESIESEIKRDLCLGTLAENLGIESKSLLFELNRQTKKLSRNDIKTKQPPIQDQKMTDELFLILAVAQHREFLSKIKQYLSEFDFQDQRAIILYNALIECEKNNESNTESLMSRIEDESVKRIMMEKISTGELDENASELINTTLLLIRRRYLQKRSREINRIMSQATKDNHSWELVNELIIEKQTLDKEIEDLKVRE; encoded by the coding sequence ATGCGAATACCTGAAGCCCTAGTTGAAGAGATAAAGGAAAAAAGCGACATACTGAGTATCATTGGTGAATACTCTACTCTAAAGCGAAAAGGTGACCGCTATTGGGGCTGTTGCCCATTTCATAATGAAAAAACTCCTTCATTTTCAGTCAGGCCAGAGCAGGGGATGTACTACTGTTTTGGATGCCATAAAGGAGGAAGTCTTTTTAACTTCATTATGGAAATAGAAGGTCTTAGTTTCATTGAGGCTATCCGCTTCGCGGCCGACAAGGCAGGTGTCATACTACCGGAACAGTCTGACGAATCCGAAGAAGATGTGATCCAAAGGAACTCACTCAAAGATCTTTATAAGAGAGTCTGTGGAAGTTTTCATTACATCCTCATGAATAACGACCAGGCCGCGGCTACAAGACAGTATTTAACCCGCAGAGGCATACATGAAGAAACAATCCTGAAATTCCAACTGGGTTACGCCCCATCAGACCCCAATTGGCTCTATGGGTTTTTAAAAGACAGAAATTATTCAGAAGATTTTCTAGCCTCATCCGGATTATTTTCAAAAAAAAATTCCCGTTGGCCTCTATTTTATGACAGACTCATGTTTCCAATCTATTCCAACCAGGGAGAAGTCATAGCTTTCAGTGGCAGGACAATGAACAACGATCCAAAATCTCCTAAATATATAAACTCTCCGGAAACAGCCCTATACAATAAGAGCAGGCTCCTTTATGGCCTATGGCAGAGTCGTGAAGAATTGAGAAAGACCAAGGAATTTTATTTGTGTGAAGGCAATGTCGATGTTGTGGCTCTTCATCAGGCGGGAATCAAAACTGCTGTGGCTCCCCTTGGCACGGCTTTCACGCAAGAACAGTCGAGGCTGCTCAAACGGTATAGTGAAAGAGGGTATATTTTATTTGACGGAGATGCTGCCGGAAGAGCGGCAACCTACAAAGCAGGTATTGTTTTTGAGCAGCAGGAATTGCCAGTAAAAGTAATAAAACTGCCAGAGAATTCTGATCCTGCGGAAATTCTTGAAAAAGAAGGGGGTGAAACATTAAAAAAAGTGTTGAAAACCTCTGTAAATCTATTCGAATACCTGTTACATTTTGCAATGGTGTCTTATGATATTTCAACACCGGAGGGTAAGGAACAGGTAGTAAAGGAATTATTTCCATATATTGAGTCGATTGAGTCTGAAATAAAAAGGGATTTATGTCTTGGTACACTAGCGGAAAATTTAGGAATAGAAAGCAAATCATTGCTTTTTGAACTAAACCGCCAGACGAAAAAATTATCCAGGAACGATATTAAAACAAAACAGCCCCCAATTCAGGATCAGAAAATGACGGATGAGCTATTCTTAATTTTAGCTGTGGCTCAGCATCGGGAATTCTTATCGAAAATCAAACAATATCTAAGTGAATTTGACTTTCAGGACCAGAGGGCCATAATTTTATACAACGCCCTTATTGAATGTGAAAAAAACAATGAAAGCAACACTGAAAGTTTGATGTCTAGAATAGAAGATGAGTCCGTGAAAAGGATAATGATGGAAAAGATTTCTACCGGCGAGCTTGATGAAAATGCGTCAGAGTTGATCAATACAACGCTCCTTCTTATCAGGAGGAGATATCTGCAGAAGAGAAGCAGAGAAATCAACCGTATTATGAGTCAAGCCACAAAGGACAACCATTCCTGGGAATTGGTGAATGAACTGATTATAGAAAAACAGACCCTTGACAAGGAAATTGAAGATTTGAAGGTGAGGGAATAA
- the rpoD gene encoding RNA polymerase sigma factor RpoD yields MSEIETDPAISKLLEYVKTKKSLTYSEMNELLPDDIVNSEKIEAVISLLEEMNVNIIEDEPALDGVDPEEDLVDDLEDDDIDDGVASIISDPVVVVASDDTDGEPDTDGIIDEDELELDDDLEEDDDESSKSDEEEEPERGDTRKLVFNEKDSSIDDPIRLYLREIGKENLLTALQEVELSKQMEEGEEIIKNILKTSGMIIPEFFHLAQKAFSKADPREMNFSKKEISDYLAEKRRLNQYYREPLKSIFPSLKAYMDQKEKIAATDGDVIFDKKLTAKRVELLEAIISIDIHQEEIFYLSEKYIDAARKIKQNRRKQDKIERTLRVSNMKELRNLGRGLASKVKRHEIEDSLGLTSDEIKELIRQVQVAEKNLHDLEVEFENTSEDLLIKAQDINHGRTMMKNAKDRLIKANLRLVVSIAKKYTNRGLHFFDLVQEGNIGLIKAVEKFEYRKGYKFSTYATWWIRQAITRSISDQARTIRVPVHMIEQINKVVRESRQLMQIKGREPTDEEIAERLGWTVARVKSVKNVAREPISLETPIGEEEDSLLGDFIEDKDVENPANQTAFKILQEQLQEVLETLPPREQEVLKMRFGLEDGYSLTLEEVGLYFNVTRERIRQIEAKALRRLRHPKRSRRLKDYLEN; encoded by the coding sequence ATGTCAGAAATTGAAACTGACCCCGCGATAAGTAAATTATTAGAGTATGTAAAAACAAAAAAAAGTCTCACATATAGCGAGATGAATGAATTGCTTCCCGATGATATTGTGAACTCAGAAAAGATTGAAGCTGTCATTTCATTATTAGAAGAAATGAATGTGAATATTATCGAGGATGAACCTGCTCTTGACGGTGTCGACCCTGAAGAAGATCTGGTAGACGATCTTGAAGATGATGATATAGATGATGGAGTGGCCTCTATCATTTCAGATCCGGTGGTTGTCGTTGCCAGTGATGATACTGATGGAGAACCCGATACTGATGGCATCATAGATGAAGATGAACTGGAACTCGATGATGATCTTGAAGAAGATGATGACGAAAGTAGCAAGAGTGACGAGGAAGAGGAACCTGAAAGAGGAGACACAAGAAAACTCGTTTTTAACGAGAAAGACTCCTCTATAGATGATCCCATAAGGCTCTACCTCAGAGAAATAGGAAAAGAAAATCTTCTCACAGCCTTACAGGAAGTAGAACTTTCTAAACAGATGGAAGAAGGCGAGGAGATTATAAAAAATATCCTCAAAACCTCGGGAATGATTATTCCAGAATTCTTTCATCTGGCCCAGAAAGCTTTTTCAAAAGCCGATCCACGAGAAATGAATTTTTCCAAGAAAGAGATATCGGATTATCTGGCTGAAAAACGAAGGCTGAATCAGTATTACAGAGAACCCTTAAAGTCAATTTTTCCATCTTTGAAAGCCTATATGGATCAAAAAGAGAAAATTGCAGCGACAGACGGGGATGTTATTTTCGATAAAAAACTGACTGCTAAAAGAGTGGAACTACTGGAAGCAATCATCAGTATAGACATACATCAGGAAGAGATTTTTTATCTTTCTGAGAAGTATATTGATGCTGCCAGGAAAATTAAACAGAATCGAAGAAAACAGGACAAGATTGAGCGGACTTTAAGAGTCAGCAACATGAAAGAACTGAGAAATCTTGGAAGGGGACTGGCCAGCAAAGTCAAAAGACATGAAATTGAAGATTCTTTGGGGCTTACCAGTGATGAAATCAAAGAACTCATCCGTCAGGTACAAGTGGCAGAAAAGAATCTCCATGATCTTGAAGTTGAATTTGAAAATACCTCCGAAGATCTTCTTATCAAGGCTCAGGACATAAATCATGGAAGAACCATGATGAAGAATGCCAAAGACCGCTTGATTAAAGCCAACCTTAGATTGGTTGTTAGTATAGCCAAAAAATATACAAACAGAGGTCTTCACTTTTTTGATCTTGTCCAGGAAGGAAATATCGGACTCATTAAAGCTGTTGAGAAGTTCGAATATCGTAAGGGGTATAAATTCTCAACTTATGCGACATGGTGGATCCGACAGGCCATTACCAGATCTATTTCAGATCAGGCAAGAACAATCCGTGTTCCTGTACATATGATTGAACAGATCAATAAGGTTGTTCGTGAATCCAGACAGTTGATGCAGATAAAAGGAAGAGAACCAACTGATGAAGAAATTGCAGAAAGACTGGGCTGGACTGTTGCCAGGGTCAAATCTGTAAAAAATGTAGCCAGAGAGCCCATATCTCTTGAAACTCCCATTGGAGAGGAAGAAGATTCGCTTCTGGGAGACTTCATTGAAGACAAAGATGTTGAGAATCCGGCAAATCAGACGGCTTTCAAGATCCTTCAGGAACAACTTCAGGAAGTTTTGGAAACACTGCCGCCAAGAGAACAGGAAGTGCTTAAAATGAGATTTGGCCTGGAAGACGGCTACTCATTGACTCTTGAGGAAGTAGGGTTGTATTTTAATGTCACTAGGGAAAGAATACGACAGATTGAGGCTAAGGCGCTCCGCAGGCTCAGGCATCCAAAGAGAAGCCGCCGATTAAAAGACTATCTGGAAAATTAA
- a CDS encoding zinc ribbon domain-containing protein, which yields MQGTFDKLQKLQEILSQKFEIEKEIEGIPKNLATKTELLNRLKKSYIEKNQEYENTKDRIKVLKHEMGEAERQREEFEKRMDVISTQREYEALEKEIKDATEKEQKLRRDIQREERALEDMLNSLQREEQMISQQEEELKVEQEKNDAEKQSKEELLKSLKSEEADVVPGMNEEILFKFERIIRNKSGLGIVPVLGGICTGCHMILPGQFVNDVRKGEEILFCPYCSRILFHSEEGDDQQSEEVFTAQEMGGLADLVDDFDLD from the coding sequence ATGCAGGGAACATTTGATAAATTACAGAAACTACAGGAGATCCTGTCTCAAAAGTTTGAGATTGAAAAGGAAATCGAAGGAATTCCAAAAAACCTCGCTACCAAAACTGAGCTTCTGAACCGCCTTAAAAAATCATACATTGAAAAAAACCAGGAATATGAAAATACCAAGGATAGAATCAAGGTATTAAAACATGAAATGGGTGAAGCGGAACGTCAGCGAGAAGAGTTTGAAAAACGCATGGATGTCATTTCAACTCAGAGGGAATATGAAGCCCTTGAGAAAGAAATCAAGGATGCGACCGAAAAAGAACAAAAACTGCGAAGAGATATCCAGAGGGAAGAAAGAGCGCTGGAAGACATGCTGAACAGCCTGCAGAGAGAAGAACAGATGATTTCTCAGCAGGAAGAAGAACTGAAGGTTGAACAGGAAAAAAATGATGCTGAAAAACAGAGCAAGGAAGAGTTGCTCAAGAGCCTCAAATCTGAAGAAGCCGATGTAGTTCCTGGAATGAATGAAGAAATACTCTTCAAATTTGAAAGAATTATCAGAAACAAATCTGGTTTAGGTATTGTCCCTGTATTGGGTGGAATCTGTACCGGTTGTCATATGATTCTACCAGGTCAATTCGTAAATGACGTGCGTAAGGGTGAAGAAATTCTTTTCTGCCCCTACTGCAGCCGTATCCTCTTCCACAGTGAAGAAGGTGACGATCAACAGTCTGAAGAAGTTTTTACAGCTCAGGAAATGGGTGGACTTGCAGACCTTGTTGATGATTTTGATTTGGACTAA
- a CDS encoding tetratricopeptide repeat protein — translation MILTVMLLVLAFWGVFRGSLFFNRQLKAQPTDLNLIRLWNLQDYDSILTLTETNLINNPMDPYSLIFSGFASYHKAISQISADEVNLYLNKAVLDLRKALILKDLPQVELVYYILGKSYLYKGKYYADLSIKYLYKAIEAGYENLDSYEFLGEAYSYLGEYDKSIESYEIALKKFQSDRLYLKIAEDSFKFREYEKAAEYYKILIDHTTDESLQKEGLFQLGKLYYDIKNLKSAEETFTTLTDLDPTVAEAFFLLGEINYLNQDNQSARAYWHQTLRIDPEHRGARLRLYN, via the coding sequence TTGATCCTGACAGTGATGCTGCTTGTACTTGCATTCTGGGGAGTATTCAGAGGCTCACTATTTTTCAACAGGCAGCTCAAGGCACAGCCGACAGATCTTAATCTTATCCGTTTATGGAACTTGCAGGATTATGATTCCATTCTGACATTGACTGAAACCAATCTCATTAATAATCCAATGGATCCTTACAGTCTTATATTTTCAGGATTTGCGAGCTACCATAAGGCCATATCACAAATATCTGCGGATGAAGTAAACCTTTATTTAAATAAGGCTGTCTTAGATCTCAGAAAGGCCCTGATCCTTAAAGATCTGCCACAGGTTGAACTGGTCTATTATATACTGGGAAAATCCTACCTATATAAAGGTAAATATTATGCCGATTTATCCATTAAATACCTTTATAAAGCGATAGAAGCCGGATATGAGAATCTAGATAGCTATGAGTTTCTAGGTGAAGCCTACTCCTATCTGGGAGAGTATGATAAGAGTATTGAATCCTATGAAATAGCTCTGAAGAAATTCCAATCAGACCGCTTGTATCTGAAAATTGCTGAAGATTCTTTTAAATTCAGGGAATATGAAAAAGCCGCCGAATACTATAAGATATTAATTGATCACACAACAGATGAATCTTTACAGAAAGAGGGGCTTTTTCAACTTGGAAAACTTTATTATGATATAAAAAATTTGAAGAGTGCTGAAGAGACCTTCACAACTCTTACAGATTTGGATCCAACTGTGGCAGAAGCCTTTTTTTTACTGGGTGAGATAAATTATCTGAATCAGGATAATCAATCGGCAAGAGCCTATTGGCATCAGACATTAAGAATTGATCCGGAGCACCGTGGTGCACGGCTCAGATTATATAACTGA
- a CDS encoding rod shape-determining protein, producing the protein MARSKKLFDGFSTDIGIDLGTCNTLIYVRGKGIVSSEPSVVAVERGTKKVVAVGTEAKAMLWKTPGDIIAIRPLRDGVIADLETTEKMIRYFIAKVLPKRWLIKPRMVIGVPSCITEVERRAVEESAFKAGAREVKIIEESLAAAIGANIPIFEPAGHMVVDIGGGTTEISVISLGGMVVTNAIRLAGDGFDVAIIKHVRSVHNLIIGEQSAERLKISIGNASPDNKIEKMEIKGTDAITGLPRRLEIDSVEVREALQEPINAIVEEVKRTLGQTPPELAADIVERGIVMTGGGSALKGLPKLLSKETGVPVILAENPLLCVALGAGMYFEYAKGANRSRSIYDNLNS; encoded by the coding sequence ATGGCTCGTTCAAAGAAGTTATTCGACGGATTCTCAACTGATATCGGTATTGATCTGGGAACCTGTAACACACTTATATATGTCAGAGGAAAAGGAATTGTCAGCAGTGAACCCTCTGTAGTGGCTGTTGAACGTGGCACAAAAAAGGTTGTAGCCGTAGGAACAGAAGCCAAGGCAATGCTCTGGAAAACTCCAGGTGATATTATAGCCATCCGCCCTCTAAGAGACGGCGTTATAGCAGACCTTGAAACGACAGAAAAAATGATCCGCTACTTTATTGCTAAAGTTCTCCCAAAGAGATGGCTCATCAAACCCCGCATGGTTATTGGAGTTCCTTCCTGTATTACAGAGGTTGAAAGAAGAGCTGTGGAAGAGAGTGCTTTCAAGGCCGGAGCACGGGAAGTCAAGATTATTGAAGAATCATTGGCTGCTGCCATTGGTGCTAATATACCAATTTTTGAGCCTGCCGGACACATGGTTGTTGATATCGGTGGTGGTACAACTGAAATATCGGTCATATCATTGGGTGGTATGGTTGTTACCAATGCGATAAGACTGGCTGGTGATGGTTTTGATGTGGCCATCATAAAACATGTTCGATCTGTTCATAACCTGATTATTGGTGAGCAATCCGCAGAAAGATTAAAAATCAGTATAGGAAATGCCTCTCCCGATAACAAAATTGAAAAAATGGAAATCAAGGGAACGGATGCCATCACAGGCCTTCCCAGACGCCTGGAAATCGATTCGGTTGAAGTGAGAGAAGCCTTACAGGAACCTATCAATGCCATTGTGGAAGAAGTGAAGAGAACTCTTGGTCAGACTCCTCCCGAGCTGGCAGCTGATATAGTGGAAAGAGGGATTGTGATGACAGGAGGAGGATCTGCGTTGAAAGGCCTGCCAAAACTCCTATCAAAAGAAACGGGTGTTCCCGTTATACTCGCTGAAAATCCGCTGCTTTGTGTGGCATTGGGCGCTGGTATGTATTTTGAATATGCCAAGGGTGCCAACAGAAGCCGTAGTATTTATGACAACTTGAACTCATAG